GAATTCAAATCATCTATTATGCCTTCCAATGTACTCCCTTTGTTCAATATTGTTTGTCATGccttctatttttagagtcaaactataaaaattttgactaacatttgaagatgtatttttttatcatattaatatgcaaaaaattaaaatttatagtacttttcatataattttagaatatttaatttttttgtttaaaatatcgaattaatataatctaatttaactttgaaaattagttaaattaattttcgaAAAGCGCAACATAACAAAAGATATCAGAGGGAGTAATAATTTCTCTCTCATTGATTTCACTCTTCAttaaatctttttaatttatatatttttttttaatttaaaatttcaaccAGCAGACACTCACCATTATCTATACTTCTTATATCCACTACCTTAATGCACATTATTATTCATATAACAATCAACGATTgcatataaaatacataatttggattaaaaaaaaaattcatagctaCTACGGTACTCGTTCTTTTTTCTTGTCGCTGCATCGTCTTTGTGTACGTTGGGAGTGGAGGCAGCaattatttcatataataataaaataatattaaaccccattaatttattttaacatatgGGTCAAAGTGACATAATGTATTATCTATGGATTTGACCCATTAAAAACCAACTAAAATTCAATTATGTAATAACCCGTCAACTGAATAATCATAGCTAAACAAATAGTTCAATATTCTCATTTAAAACTTTACGAGAAGGGTCTTTTATGAAAGAAGGAGCATTACTATTCAAAATGACCTGACGTGTCCTTACACAAAATGATCTCGATGAAGTACCTATTGATGATCCTGAACCCCTGTGTCTACATCATGAAATGCAGGTCGAATAACATCAGTACGTTGACTGTACATGTATGTAATATAGCTGAAGCGAAATGACTTAATGAAAGGACTGCActagatataaatatatacttagctaaatataaagaaataaaggagTGAAAGTatttaaactttagaaactacTTACTTACCTTTGAAAGCAACATTATTAAGTGgcatgataaaataaatacactTTTAACTCTATTTGGGAGATtatctaatcgacaaccatcactatgcgCAATGAGATGATACAATGTCTCATCCACGCTCCTAGAattgtcctataccttgccaaaTATAAAACATCTCAACTAAGTGAATCCACTAAAGCTCTACTTGAAATAAATAAGGAGTCGTCTAAAATTATGATCATTTACCCATATGGCTACCTTGTTTATGAGGAATATGAGTTTTCAGAACTCATCCCCATATCAAAGCTCAATATTAGTcccaataaatatatatactcatATTCAAATGTATAAACAAACTCTTCCTCAATTTGGAGTAATAGCTCAAAATATcctcttaaaagaggtaactATTCTGAAATATCTCTGAACTCATTAACTCATATAGAAATCAAtatttctcttttctcaatATAAAAGAGTGATACATttaggaatacttagtttccttatacTCTTATTCAAATAACGTTTAAAACTCTTTTTCTAAACTCATCTTTGCTTTCTTATAATATCAGtttaatgaaaaaatgttttctttaaaagatTCCCAAACATTATAACCCAAGATAGGGTACAGAAAAGTTAAcactcaaaaatcaaaaattcaaaactcaaCAATACTACTGATCTCAAGAATACTAAAAATCTAGAACAAAGCTCTAGATTACTCCTTTACAAAATTTAGTTAGATGTAGGGCGCGAGGACTAACTTAGTCAATTACTATGATAACCTTACAGATTCGGATGAACAAAATTCTTTGCGAAATTGGTGAAAATTTGAAGAACGCTCGAGCCCTAGCTTTTCTCCTCTAAGAACCTTGCTCTAAAGACTTAGAGTGttaataacacaaaatattgGTTAGCACTATCTAATCCCCAACTAGGTAAAAACATTGGTGTTTAGTCTTAGAAGGGGTGAGAAAATACCAAAACACCCATAACAAAAATGCCGGAGTGACCTACGGTTCCGACCTAAAATCCCGATCAATCATAGAATCACTTACTGGACTAAAATCCTTGGTTATTCCTATAAGaccttgtgatggtccgtcatccGGTCTACAACTCGTAGACACCCTTTCGTAGATTTCAACTTTAAGTccaaaatttaatcaaatctcGATTACTCTACGGAGCCTATCTACGACTCATAAAATACATGATGACTCATCCTATCAACTTGTAGACCAAATTTGAGAAACTCAAATTTCTCAAACTCAACTTATCACCTAGGACTGTCTTCTTACGACTCGTGGGACTTTCTACGGTCCATAGGTAGGTTCTGTAGATTCTGTCAGCAAAACTTTTCTGCAACCTTTTCCTTTTCAAGTTCTGAGTTGTTACAAGGATCACTAGCATCTCACGAACTCGAAAGGTTGGACTTGGATTAAGATGTAAGAGGAATGGTCAACACGATCCATGCTTATAACTTGCAAAAGTGTAGGAAGTAAGGGAATGAATATCAAAACAACAACAGTACCCAACAAGTATCCCTTACAAATCTTAAGTAAAGTAATACCGAACACAAATACCCTAGTACACCATCCAAACCTCGACATATTGCAATCTTCATTGAAATCAGAAACAATCGATCCTAACAGTTTCACAACTAATGAGAACTATACAATACATGTAATACACCATAATCCACACATCAGAGTCAACGTAGCATCATCAAAAACTTTTAGATTCAAACAACCACAAGACATAGCAACTCACTCACAAAGTTCAAACaacatttttttctataatgAATTCATCTGTTAGTTTCTTGCTAattgattgatgtaagggcCTAGGGGGcagaaataaaagagaaatggGTTAACGGTGAGTCAGATATGATGTTAGgtctatttaaaatttaattgaattaggTTCTTTTAATTGTAGCACTTGATTGAAAAGTAGCATGAATGGGTACTTTCTATTAACGGatgatttcattttaaataatgaGATCTTGGTTTGTCATTGTACAGGTGGTTCGCGTGTTGTATACACTGGATTAACAAATTATAGCTTCTGCCTTCCACTATTCAGTGCTTTACTAAGTAGAGATTGGGAGAAAGCAGAAGCATTcttgaaaaaagagaaagacgCAAATATAGCTCCAATCAACGCAAAATTACAGACAACACTCCATTTAGCTGTTGGGGTAAAGAGTGAAAAAGGCAACAAGCATTTCGTAGAGAAGTTGGTGGCGAGTATAGAAAACAAACAGGATATAGCAAGAAAAGACTGCTTTGGTGAAACTGCTCTTCACTATGCTGCTAGATTTGGCAACTTAGATGCAGCTGAAATCATTATAAAAAGAAATCCTCGTTTACCACATATTTCTTGTATGTATGATACTTATCCAATCCATTATGCAGCTTCATGTGGATATGTTTCTGTGGATGTGTACGCTTACTTCTTGCGTGTCACTCAAGACCCTGCTCCTTATACTAACCTCAGTGGTGTTAAGCTTCTCTATGCATTAGTCTACTCAAATTTGTATGGTAAGAAACCGCCATATATCTCTTACTTTCTCTGAATTACTTTCTCTCTTACTGTTATTATAATATGTGTATTTGCAAAGTGAGGAAATGGGTTTGGAGAATGACAAACTTGTcgttaataataaaattttaatttgttccCCAACCATTTATTCGATAATAAATACAATTAGCCAATAAATCAATTTTACAGTTGCTTATCGGTTACAGTTCCATTTTGAACACCCCT
The window above is part of the Solanum pennellii chromosome 5, SPENNV200 genome. Proteins encoded here:
- the LOC107018674 gene encoding uncharacterized protein LOC107018674 → MMLPKSNKETIHLSLVNSASFVLIKLCGESNYIPWRTQIVCLLQSHDLFKFVDGTIQEEEKEEEDDYNLQRKRNDELVKACIFGSLGDQLLQDKAIHELDTARQVWLVLEQRYTPKPKFEGGSRVVYTGLTNYSFCLPLFSALLSRDWEKAEAFLKKEKDANIAPINAKLQTTLHLAVGVKSEKGNKHFVEKLVASIENKQDIARKDCFGETALHYAARFGNLDAAEIIIKRNPRLPHISCMYDTYPIHYAASCGYVSVDVYAYFLRVTQDPAPYTNLSGVKLLYALVYSNLYGKKPPYISYFL